A window of the Trichocoleus sp. genome harbors these coding sequences:
- a CDS encoding YbjQ family protein, translated as MILSTTDVIQGAIVESYLGVVTAEVVYGANALRDFFAGIRDIIGGRTASYERVFEQGQREAIEELARRAERLGANAVIGIEVDTGTINIDQSGSLLLITATGTAIRIQDGRG; from the coding sequence ATGATTCTATCAACAACTGATGTCATTCAAGGGGCGATCGTTGAATCCTACCTCGGAGTTGTAACAGCAGAAGTCGTTTATGGAGCGAATGCCCTGCGCGATTTCTTTGCTGGAATTCGAGACATCATTGGCGGCAGAACTGCCAGCTACGAACGAGTATTTGAGCAGGGACAACGAGAAGCGATCGAAGAACTCGCTAGACGAGCCGAACGCCTTGGCGCCAATGCTGTCATTGGGATTGAAGTTGACACTGGAACCATCAATATTGATCAATCTGGGTCGTTGTTATTAATTACAGCAACAGGAACAGCAATCAGGATACAGGATGGTAGAGGGTAG